Sequence from the Methylophilales bacterium MBRSF5 genome:
AGTTAAAACAACTAAATTAGGGATATAATAGCGTTGACGCGCCCGTAGCTCAGCTGGATAGAGTACTTGGCTACGAACCAAGGGGTCAGGAGTTCGAATCTCTTCGGGCGCGCCAATTAAATCTATCTGCGCCCGTAGCTCAGCTGGATAGAGTACTTGGCTTCGAACCAAGTGGTCAGGAGTTCGAATCTCTTCGGGCGCGCCAATATTAAACTTGGCTGTTATGATCGACAAAATGATCTGGATCAACAGCTTCAATCATCGATCTATATTTCTTAATTGATTCATCATCGCCCTCCTCAGACGATAATTCATACAAGACTTTTAGAGCGTCTAGGTTTCTTGGGTTCAAAGAAATAGATTTATTTAAAAAGAGCTTAGCGAAGTCTCGATTAAACTCCTTCTCCGCCAAGCCTAAATAAAACCATGCATTGGTGCTGTCATCTTCAGATTGTGTCCACATCTTAGCTATCCTTTTTACTTCAGCCCAGTTAGAGTCTTGAAGTGGTAAAACCACTTGCATAAAAAATGGTTTCTGCTCATCAGGCAGGGCCCAGAAGGGTGCAGTTTCGCTTCTGATATCGGTAAGCATTTTTGTTTGCATAACTTTATCTATCCATTCAGTTGGTAAGCAATAAAAATAACCCAATCGTTTTCCAGGACTCTTAAATGTTGTAATGCCAATCAAATTAAAATCATTATCAAACAAAGCTCCCCCACTTGATCCAACTGTGAATGTAGCAGAGGTGCGAATTATGGAGCCTTTGTCAAAGTTATATAGAGCTTTTACCTTTCCGTAAGATGGTAACGGCACTGGATTGTCGTTTGGAAAAGTTAAGGTAAACACCTCTTCTTCATAATGGATGGACTCACTCTGTCTGACCTCAACTGGCTCAAGAGGCAGGTTATCAAATTTAAGTACGCATATATCATGTTCCCAGTCCGCATATACTCCTATGGGACTGTAAGTATCATGATATTTGACAACGTTTACACCGGTAGCATTCTGAAAAACATGGCAATCAGTTGCAACGTGATTTTTTTTAATTACCACACCGGAACCTGTTCCAGTGACACCTTTCTCGTAACTCACCCATAATTGAATCATGGACTTATTCAGCTCAAAAAGCTCATGTTGAGCCGGGTATGCAAAAACCAAAAAGGGGAATAATGAAGTTACAATTAAGAATAATATATTTTTCATTTTTTTATGATTATCCATAAATCATTAAATTCAATTATCTTTAAAAATTATTTAAAAATAATTTTTGGATTTTTTATTCTTTTTTCACAAGCATTAAAAGCAAGTGAAAATATCTACATCGGTTATGCCTCAAGCCTTCACAATGCAATGAAAGAGATAGTCAACGATTACAAAAAACAGAGCGATGTAAAATTGAAATTTGGGATGGGCGCCTCTGGAAATATTGCTCAACAAATTATGAGAGATGCACCCTACGATATTTTTATTTCAGCAAATAAAAAATGGATAAATTATTTAGATGAACATCAGAAGATTAAAGAAAGACAGCCATGGATTTCTAATTCTCTGTCGATGATAGGATCTATGAAATCGCTTGAAAATTTAACGTTGAATGACAATGAACGTTTTTGTCTAGCTGATCCAAAGAATGCTCCTCTTGGATTTTATAGTGTTGAAGCCATTAATGCCATGAATCTAAACATAACTGATAACCAAATTATTTTTTTAAAAGATGCAGCATCGTTACAATATTATTTATCAATTGATGAATGTGACTATGCCATCACCTATTCAAGCTATATCTTTAATTTAAAAAAAAATATTGACGTCCAAAGTCTTCCATTAATTTTATATTCTGACATTACATATGAAATTGGTATTCTGAAATTAAATAAAGACACTAAAGATTTTGTAAATTATTTGCAGCAACCCGGTGTTTTAGGAATATTAAAAAATCATGGGTTTATAATAGATTGATGACTATATCTGATTATGAAATTACTGTTCTACTTCTCTCACTAAAGGTAGCATCTATTTCATCAATCATCGCTTTTTTTCCATCATTATTAATAGCTTATTTTTTAGCTAGAAAAAATTTTATTGGTAAGTCTTTTGTTGATGGCCTTATCCATCTTCCCTTAGTTTTACCGCCTGTAGTCATTGGCTTTTTTCTACTAATTATTTTTGGCAAGAATGGATTGGTTGGTGATATTTTTTTCTCAACATTTAATATAAGAATTTCTTTTACATGGATAGCAGCAGTGATTGCCTCAGCAGTCATGGGTTTTCCTCTTTTTGTAAGATCTATTCGCCAATCAATCTCTGAAATAGATCCAAAACTAATCGAGGCTGCACAAACCTTAGGTGCAAATAAACTAAAAATTTTTAAAAAAATTATAATTCCATTAAGCAAAAAAGGAATCATTACTGGTTTTATTTTAAGCTTCAGTAGAAGCCTTGGAGAATTTGGGGCTACAATTACTTTTGCTGGAAATATTTTTGGCGAAACACAAACACTCCCACTGGCTATTTATTCATCTCTTCAGGATCCAGATGCTAATCTCATAGTAATTCGATTAGTTGGGATTAGTATTTTTATCTCATTAGCGGCGTTAATGATCAGCAATAGACTTAGTAAATGATACATTTAAACTTTACATATCAAAATCCTAGCTTGTCCATGCAAATTAATGTGAAAACAAAATCACAAATTGTATGTTTGCATGGGCACTCAGGTGTTGGTAAAACTACCATCCTGAATATCATTGCAGGGATAAGAGAGCCACATCATGGCCTCATTGATATTGCTGGTAGAAGATTGTTTGATGAGAATGAAGGTATCAATATTGCGCCTCAATTTAGAGATGTAGGTTACATATTCCAAGATCTTAGATTATTTTCCCATTTGAGCGTCAAGGAAAATATAACTTTTGGGGCATTAAAACATAATAATTACGATGCGATCATTGACCTCATGGATATTGATGAATTGCTGCATAAAAATATAAGAAGTCTATCTGGTGGTGAATCTCAAAAAGTTTCTATAGCTCGAGCGCTCGTAAAAAATCCAAAAATTTTACTTATTGATGAGTCTTTTCATGCTATTGACAAACAATATCGTGATCAATTAATTAAAAAACTCCATAACCACATTATTAAAAATCAAATTGTCACGATCTTAGTAAGCCATCAACTGTCTGAAGCGAAAAAATATTCAGCAGAAATTATTAAGATCAAAAAAGAAAAAGGGGTTGTTATTGGAGGGTAAATTAAGTGGTAGGGTGTGCGAGATTCGAACTCGCGACCAACGGATTAAAAGTCCGCTGCTCTACCAACTGAGCTAACACCCCATGAATCAAACACGCAATTATGGACTAGATCGTTTAATTGGTCAATAAACAAAAGGGAATTTTATCTCATTCCGGGGAATTTTCCCGCCAACCCTCTCATCATCTTGGATAGGCCGCCTTTAGAAAACATTTTCATCATTTTTCGCATTTGTTCATACTGGGTTAACAGTCGATTAATGTCTTGAACCCTGGTACCAGATCCACTAGCAATCCTCTGTTTTCTTTTTGCCTTAATTAAATCAGGCTCTTTTCTCTCAAGCGGGGTCATTGAATTAATGATTGCCTCAATTTGCATCAAAGATTTATCTCCATCTTCTGGATTAATTTTTTGCTGAGCCTGGCCCATGAGCTGCGAGGGCATCTTATCCATTAGGGCGCCAACACCACCCATTTTTTTCATCTGAACAATTTGGTTTTTAAAGTCCTCTAAATCAAAATTCTTTCCAGATTTAACTTTCTCAGCTAATTTTTGAGCTTCTTTTTGGTCAACGTTTTTTTGAGCCTCCTCAACCAGGCCAACAATATCACCCATCCCCAATATTCTTGCAGCCAATCGATCAGGGTAGAAAGGCTCAATGCCATTGATCTTCTCATTCACGCCAACAAATTTAATTGGCTTTCCAATAATATGCTTGGCTGATAGTGCTGCGCCCCCTCTTGAATCTCCGTCAATTTTTGTAAGTACAATCCCTGTTAACTCAAGGGCATCATTAAATGCACTTGCAGTATTTACTGCATCTTGACCCTGCATAGAATCGACAACAAAAAGTGTTTCGGCTGGTTTTAATACTTTATGCAATGATTGAATTTCTTTCATCATTTTTTCATCAATTGCAGTTCGTCCTGCCGTATCAAAGATGACAACATCAAAGAAGTGTTTTTTTGCATAATCAATTGATTTTTCCGCTATTTTGATCGGCTTATCTTTTTCAGTGGAGTCATAACACTCAACGTCAATACTTGCTGCTAATGTTTTTAATTGATCAATCGCTGCAGGTCGATAGACATCTGCGCTGACAAGCATCACTTTCTTCTTTTGCTCTTTTAATAGTTTCGCTAATTTTGCTGATGTGGTTGTTTTACCTGAGCCTTGCAAGCCTGCCATCAAGATTACGGAGGGGGGTTTTTTTTCTAGATTTAAGGGAACATTTTCCGGCCCCATCAAATTTGTTAATTCATCTTGAACGATCTTAACAATAGCGTCACCTGGAGACACTGTTTTAAGTACTTCTGTGCCGATTGCTTTTTCTTTTACCTGATCTATAAAAAATTTAACAACTGGTATTGCCACATCAGCTTCAATTAAAGCAATCCTTACTTCTCTCATAGCATCGCTAATATTTTCTTCAGTAAATCTGGACTGGCCAGAAATTTTTCTAACAACTGATTGCAGCTTATCTGTTAAATTTTCTAACATAATATTTTTTAACCTATAATATAATTAATAATTGTAAATCATTAATAAGACATATGTTGTATTTTGGCTCCCTATCTGCTGCATTGATTTTTTATTTACTTAGCCTTGTAAATTTAAAAAATAATATTCAATTAAAAAATCTTTTTTTATTAGTAGCGTTAATTAGTCACCTTTTTCTCATCTATCACGATGTTGTTCTTAATGAATTTAACTTTGATTTTTCTAATGCTTTATTGGTGGTAAGTATTGTTACCGTCATATTTTATTTTATATTTAATATAAAAATGAATTACCAAGGCTTAGAAAAAATTGTGATTATCCCAACTCTAGTTATCTTAGTATTTCATTATTTTTTTTCTCATGATTATTCAATAAGAAATACGGACTCACTTTATTATCTTTCTCATATCACAATTGCAATAATTGCTTATGGTCTTTTAGCTTACTCAGCTGTTTTTTCAATTTTTATTTTATTTTTAGAAAATAATCTTCATAAAAAAAAGATCTCTTCACTGTTTTCAACTGACAATTCTTTATTAAGTATGGAACAGTTTCTTTTTACTATGATAGGAATAGGTTTTTTACTCTTATCGATTACAATCTTTACAGGAATTTTCTTCTCGCAGGAAATTTTTAACAGTCCTTTTGTTTTTAACCATAAGACTTTATTCGGAATATTTTCATGGGTTTTCTATGGCTATATTATCTATCAAAGACAAATAAATGGTTTAAGAGGAAGGAAAGCGATAAAACTATCTTTGTTTGCCTTTATCCTTTTAGTGCTTTCTTACTTCGGCAGCAAATTTGTTTTTGAATATCTCATTAGTTAATCATCCAAAGAAATTATAGGCCAATTATTTTCTTTAGCCTTTGTCTCTAAAATAGGGTCGGGATTAACGCATACAGGATTTGATACAGAATTTAACAAAGGAAGGTCATTCTGGGAATCTGAATAAAAATAAGTTTGCATAAAGCTGTCAAACGAATATTCATGCTCTTGTAACCATGCTTTTAATCTAGTAATTTTTCCCTCTTGAAATGAAGGCGTCCCGGAAACATGACCAGTAAAATTACCATCAACCTCTTCTGGATCAGTGCCTATTAAAATATCTACATCAAAAAGTGAAGCAATTGGTTTTGTAATGAATGAATTTGTGGCAGTAATGATAATACACAGATCATTATTTTTTTGATGGGACTTCACCAAATCCAGGGACTTTTTAGTTACCAGAGGCTTGATAACCTCAGCTACATATTGTTCACGAAGCTGATTCAATTGATCTCTTTTTATCAAAGTAAACGGACGAAATTGAAATTCGCAAAATTTATAAATATCAAGACACCCATCTTTATAATCTTGATAAAAAATTTCATTTTGTTTTTCATGCTCCTTGCTATCCAAAAGTCCATGTTTGATAAGAAATTTTGACCAGTTATAATCAGAATCACCTCTGAGCAAGGTGTTATCTAAATCAAATAAAGCTAAATTCAAAATTAAACCTGAGGATGGGCTCTCTCGAGCTTAGATAATATTTTATTCGCTGCATTAATGTAGGCTTTAGCTGACGCAATAACAATGTCAGTATCTGATCCTTGGCCATTCA
This genomic interval carries:
- a CDS encoding phosphoserine phosphatase, whose amino-acid sequence is MNLALFDLDNTLLRGDSDYNWSKFLIKHGLLDSKEHEKQNEIFYQDYKDGCLDIYKFCEFQFRPFTLIKRDQLNQLREQYVAEVIKPLVTKKSLDLVKSHQKNNDLCIIITATNSFITKPIASLFDVDILIGTDPEEVDGNFTGHVSGTPSFQEGKITRLKAWLQEHEYSFDSFMQTYFYSDSQNDLPLLNSVSNPVCVNPDPILETKAKENNWPIISLDD
- a CDS encoding signal recognition particle — protein: MLENLTDKLQSVVRKISGQSRFTEENISDAMREVRIALIEADVAIPVVKFFIDQVKEKAIGTEVLKTVSPGDAIVKIVQDELTNLMGPENVPLNLEKKPPSVILMAGLQGSGKTTTSAKLAKLLKEQKKKVMLVSADVYRPAAIDQLKTLAASIDVECYDSTEKDKPIKIAEKSIDYAKKHFFDVVIFDTAGRTAIDEKMMKEIQSLHKVLKPAETLFVVDSMQGQDAVNTASAFNDALELTGIVLTKIDGDSRGGAALSAKHIIGKPIKFVGVNEKINGIEPFYPDRLAARILGMGDIVGLVEEAQKNVDQKEAQKLAEKVKSGKNFDLEDFKNQIVQMKKMGGVGALMDKMPSQLMGQAQQKINPEDGDKSLMQIEAIINSMTPLERKEPDLIKAKRKQRIASGSGTRVQDINRLLTQYEQMRKMMKMFSKGGLSKMMRGLAGKFPGMR
- a CDS encoding molybdenum ABC transporter permease, giving the protein MTISDYEITVLLLSLKVASISSIIAFFPSLLIAYFLARKNFIGKSFVDGLIHLPLVLPPVVIGFFLLIIFGKNGLVGDIFFSTFNIRISFTWIAAVIASAVMGFPLFVRSIRQSISEIDPKLIEAAQTLGANKLKIFKKIIIPLSKKGIITGFILSFSRSLGEFGATITFAGNIFGETQTLPLAIYSSLQDPDANLIVIRLVGISIFISLAALMISNRLSK